One genomic window of Daphnia pulex isolate KAP4 chromosome 10, ASM2113471v1 includes the following:
- the LOC124206341 gene encoding metaxin-2-like, producing the protein MPSVLLTDSISLELGALEPWPSDVKLYQPYEVEQILLQDQANSLAVQVFLRMCGLEFQVEMRSNAEHMSPSGKLPFIKCGAFVVADLDPVVSFVSNKGINLTDHLDAAQKADMRAYMSLANNILGNAELYISWCDETVLNEVTGPRYGSVYSWPLNTLLTWRKQKQVTKKLTALGWITKTLDEVYEDVDHCCNALSERLGNHLYFFNDRCTELDAVVFGHVFTLLTTPLPDNRLASIVRSYPNLVEACQFLEKTYFQKPTAKTTDDDSDNFD; encoded by the exons ATGCCATCAGTTTTACTAACAGACTCTATTTCATTAGAGCTTGGAG CTTTGGAACCTTGGCCTTCTGACGTCAAACTTTATCAGCCCTATGAAGTTGAACAAATTCTATTGCAAGATCAAGCCAATTCTTTGGCTGTCCAAGTTTTTCTGCGAATGTGTGGTTTAGAATTTCAG gTGGAAATGAGAAGCAATGCTGAGCATATGTCACCATCCGGAAAATTGCCTTTCATAAAATGTGGTGCCTTTGTAGTAGCTGATCTTGACCCTGTTGTCAGTTTTGTGAGCAACAAg ggtATAAATCTTACAGATCACTTGGATGCTGCTCAAAAAGCAGACATGAGAGCTTACATGTCTTTAGCAAACAATATATTGGGAAATGCAGag TTATATATCAGCTGGTGTGATGAAACTGTTTTGAATGAAGTAACTGGTCCTCGTTATGGCTCTGTCTATTCTTGGCCTTTGAACACTCTGCTAACCTggagaaaacagaaacaagTAACTAAGAAATTAACTGCTCTTGGCTGGATTACCAAAACACTTGATGAG GTATATGAAGATGTTGATCATTGCTGTAATGCGCTAAGTGAGCGATTAGGAAACCacctttatttctttaatgatag ATGCACGGAATTAGATGCGGTTGTCTTTGGCCATGTGTTTACTTTGCTGACCACACCGTTGCCCGACAATAGATTAGCATCCATTGTGCGATCCTACCCGAATCTGGTCGAGGCTTGCCAGTTCCTTGAGAAGACTTACTTCCAGAAACCAACCGCCAAGACAACGGACGATGACAGCGATAATTTTGACTAA